TTCCTGTCGTTCCATGTTAAAGCTggttctctcccctgtctcccagcaccaCTACAGCCACAGTGAGGAGTACCAGACAGAGAGCAGCCGCGGCTCAGACCTGTCTGACATCATGGAGGAGGACGAGGASGACCTGTACTCTGAGATGCAGCTGGAGGAGGGCCGTCGACGCAGCATCAACTCTCACAACACTCTCAAGGTACAGCACACATATACCTCATCTAGTGGGGGTCCAGGGGAGGCGGGTACGGAGGAGGTTGGAGAAGTAGGGAGGGgggttggggagggagggaggtcccTCCTATCTACTGTGGCCCCGGCTGCCTTCTCTCACTGTCTGGCTCTACATGCAGGCCCACTGTGGCTTTGCCTGCTGAGCGCTCCATCCTGTTCTGAGCTGAACAACACACTGCATATCAGCTTCATCATCCAAGTCTTAACTAACCCATCTGAATGGCTGTACTATACACACCCAGCATGGACTGTGTAAGGAGAGGTGAACAATCATGTTTAAAATGAGCTTGGTATTGATAGAAATGTGGAATGTTGTTTTGTCtcaatatgtattgcattttaaTGTACAGTTTAAGAATGTCCATATTTTGTAAAAACTGGATAATTAGTATACTTGCTGTTCATGAATACTCTGTTAAAAATGTGTTGTAAAGGAATATGTCAATGACCAAACATTGATCTTTTAAAATGTACTGTACCATCAGCTAGAAGGGTCATCATGGTACATCGAATGCATAGGGGAATCTCATTTAAGTGAGTTTAGGCTACTTAAATGGAATAATTCACTTTGGGTTGTGTCCGTCTCATGTTGTACCTTTTGTGTTTGAGTTATTTTCTGGATGTTGATGATGGTTACCTTTGAGGATGTGTGGACCTGTCTCCATTGAGTATGTTTAAACGGGCACATGTGGATGTGTGGTCAATAATCATTATGTAACAAGTTCTCCTGAGTGACATTATTATTAGCAGTGAAACATAGGTTATATTTACTGTGTTGATGATAAACAAGAAGTTAAATTGTCATCTGTATTCACTGGGAGTGTTGATATGAAAGGTCCCCAGGTCATTTCCAAAGAAACATGTTTACAGTCATGCAATGCTGTGAGAATACTTGTGAAACGTTTAACTTATCAAGTTGATAAGAGTAAGCAAGATGTGATTCCTCACACTGTACGGTACTCAACAGAACTGTCTTTTTAGGTGTATTGATCTGCTGCATTTGCCTATGTTTTCCATAGTACTTCATCATGTCACCAATACGTATGTCTCATTCATGTTCTGTATGTATTTGTGTCTTGTTACTATGCTCTGGAAATGGAGTGTCCTATGCAGTAGTGCATGCAATCAGGGTCAAATATCAGAAGCAACACAGCTGAGATTCAGTCTATAGTCATTATTGATGGAAACTCTAAATCTGTCATAAGAACAGCCCTCGGGTCCTGTCTGAAAATGTTAGAACAGACTGAGACACTTTTTAAATGTCTTATTTTGCTTATGCAAGTGCTTTGCTTAGTTTGCTGCCGCATCTCTTTTGgttaatgtatatactgtagctcttATTCACTTGCCCAGGCTGTGCTTGGTGCAATGTGTTTTAAGTATTTTCTTTATGAGTTAATTCACTTATATGTTTTGTGAGTTTGTCACCTGTTTCATTTATCTGTGAGTATTTCTCCCTTGGCAGATTTGTTGCACCCTTTTCTAATCTGTCCTGGCTATCTAAATCCTGTCCCAGACCCATCCTCAGTGTGACTGTCTATTACTCCCTTTGCTTTCGTCCCACAGATTCCCGTTCAGAGCATGCTATTTCCCCCAGCTCACGGAATGACACTGCATGCCTTACATCTGGCCATTCTGCCACAAATAACTAATTCTGTTCTTATTTTGTCTTTTTTCcccatttaattttttattcacACACTGTGTTGTTTCCTGCCTGTTCTAACACCTGCAAAAACTAAATTTTAAACAAAACTCTTAATTGAAATGCCAAACCAATCCACCCTGCGCTCCGCACCGTGACTGTCCCGTCCTGGCCTTACAGGCGTATTACAGGCGTCAGGAcctaggggaggagagggactgCTGGGACCtacagagagaggtggtgagacaGAAGTCCCTGCGTAGTAAACGCCTCCACAGCATCCCTGAGGTTGCCGAGGACGAGCCCGACGGAGTGGATGGGATGGGTCATCATCATCAGCGCCTCCGCTTTGACGACGAAGGCAGGCCTGGTACACCCTGCATGCACCGCAGGAGCCCCCGTATCTACCAGCAGAACCCCCACCAGCACAACCACCTCTCCCCCAGCAAGAACCACCGTCGCCTGCTGCAGCGCCAGCATTCCTCTCCCCGCTATGGCTGTAATTTCGAGGAGCGCAGCCTGAACCGGCCCAGCCGCCAGACCACCAAGAGCCCTGACAGCGGCCTGGACTGTGGCAGTGAGGAAGAGGGCTCTTTGGGGTACCGGGGTTACCCCCACGGCAGCCCCATGCGGGGTCCTGTCCACTACATCCACTGTGAGGGGCCGGTAGAGCGACGGGCCCTGGCTGCAGGCAGGAAGAGGCAGCTGACACGGCAGTGCAGCATGGATGAGGACCACTGTGACAGCCCTAAGACAGGCCACCTGTCTGATCTGAGGAACAGGGAGGTGCACTACGGGCCAGGCCGGGAGTGGGAGAGGGAACCAGGGCACAGCCCCAGACGCTACCCCAGGGACGGAGCCCTGAGCGAGGGCAGGCTCCACCAGCTGGACAGGCCTTATCAAAGGGACCTTAGGGCCAGCTATGTGAACAGGCTCAACAGGGTCTCGGACCAGCCGCCGGTGTGTGTGACTCAGACTCTTACCTGCTGTACATTCCATCAGCAAGCAGTAAAACCATACCTTTTTTCTTGGTGTTTTTTCTCTCTATGGGTCTCCCACctttacattgatttatttttgttttgtgcaATATTCTGGCAAGTTATTCGTACATGTTCATGGTGATTCttatttgtagtttttcatgtgtGTAGTTTGCTCGTTCTTAGAACGTCCAGTGAGTTTTTAAGTGAAGCTTTTTTGATTATCTAAAGGCCATTTCAGAAAGTTTTTGTTTCTGATGTGTCTGAGGAGAAAGATTCCTTTTTTAAACAAAATGGCAGCTCAACCATTATAGTTTGCATGGGGATGCGCTATCCCTATTCTGCTCcgccatccccctctctctaccagcCAATGGGTTTGATATGCAGCTATGACAGACGTCTTGCCCATCCTATCCCACCTCTGACTTTACCCTGATTGCACTGCCTTCCACAGGGGGACCTCTATTCCAGCATGTCCTGCTTCTCATTGTGCGTAAAGGCTGTAGTCCTTGACAGATAAAGCCTTTTCTAGTAGGACCACATGGAGGATAGCCTCTCATAGTCTTATAGCTGATTTAGCCTTCAGTCCATCTGCATTATGTTAGTGCTCTGCAGACAATATGCTCTCCCCTCTTCATGCTCTTCCATAATCTTTTCAACagaatctcctctcctcctcctatactACACACAGCAGTGGTCATCTTATTGCtcgacccccctccccccatctctGTCCCATTTATCCTGTATGACTAACTGGATGAGAAGCCTTTgggcctcagcctctctctctctggtttgggCCCCAGGCTGAAGCCATTCTGGTTGTGCTCAGCTAACTATGCCTTTCTCCATTCTATTCTCTTTCCTCTACTCGCTCACTCACTCTTGTCATCAAGGAGCTGACATGAGcagaacaaaaaacaaatggtCTTTAGCTAAACATCTGATCCTGTTGTGGTGTCTGGAGTTGATTTACTTTGGTTCTGTTGAtggttttttggtttgtttggtctCTTTATTTTATGGGTTTATTTATTATTCTTGTTTTGCCTCCTTAAGGACAAATGGAAGTGATATCATTTGTTCTTATGGTTTTGTGATCCTTTTGAATGGCTGGTTTGTTATGTGAGAGAGGCAGTGTAAAAGGCAGCTTGTTTTAACTTACGCTGTGTTTTTATCGCCTTCTAAAGATTATAGGGAACTCCCCTTCCCATGGATGCTCCCATGGCGACCGGCTGGACCATTCAGGGAGGAGGCCTGTCCATGGCGGCAACCCCCCACAGCGACGACCCATGATGGTTCCTTCCATTGGTTAGTGTGGTCACCACATGATGGGATGCCCCGTCCTCCCCTGAGCTGAACATCTCTCCCATAGACACATGACCTTAAACAACCATGTAGTTCTCTGTAGTGGTGGTGTGCTCCTACACCTGTAGTTCTGACCAACCTCATACCTCTTTACGGTGTCTCTGACTTGGCTTTTTAAATGTGCATAAGCAGTTAAGGGGGAGGggctgctactgtttactgttTACTATAGACTTTATATACTGTGTGCATAAAGGGCTCACCTGCTCTTACCCTTCCCTCTGTCTCACACAGTGCAAAGCATTGCTGTTTTACATTGAAGAACTCCAGATTACAACCTGTTGCCTTATCCCACCCCCTGACCCCCCAGCCCCTGCCCCTCCAACAGCATTTCCAGCCAGGCATTGGCCGGTCCGTGAAGTAGAGCAGTGTTGGGGGGGGTCCCTGACAGTAACGCTGTAATCTGATTGGTGTCTTCTGTAGAGATCACCATGATGGAGAGTAACAGTGAGGGGAGTGAGGGAAACCTCTCACCTGGCAAGGAGGATGTTTACTATCATGGCAGTGTAGCTCGGCGGAGGATATGGCATGACGATGGTATGTGGCCCAGCTTCTCTCTAGAACAACATGAATAAACCATGAAAGTACATAGAAGACAGTGTTAAGAACCTTACTTGATATTAGAAAGGAATAGTAGTCTCAAGCTTAAGTGTGCATTATACACTCGGCTGCCGGAAAGATAAGATGGACACTTTTTCTGTAGCTGAAGAATGAgtgccccctcccctccctgtatAGCTCTCTGCAGCCTTAATCCCAGGCCTCCCTTGGAGacccctcttccttccttccttccttccctctcacccATCCCTTCTTTTcacccttcctcttcttctcccaggGCATATAGTCCCCCTGTTGACTGTTGATTTTGCATGACTGATTGTTTACAGTACAGTGAGAAGGAAAACCATTGGATGAGTAAGTGCACTCATGTCTTGTTGGTATCACTCCATTGCACCTTGATGAAACTGCTGTCATCTAAACCGAACATCAGTATTGTATCATTAAAACATCATTTAACAGACATTTTCCCTGAATTGTGATATTGAAACATGTGGTTTGTTTGGACATGGAGTTCCAGGAAATCCACTAGTGAATGAATATGAGGTGGATTCCTTTCCTTTTCCCTCACTGTCCCTGATGCCCCTGATGAGTCAGGTTCCTGCTATGGCATTTGATGTTATAATTTCTTGCAGGAATATTCATTTGCCCTTTTAGCTTAATGCTGTATTTCTAATGTGAGCATGGTTTTACCCCTCTTGTATTGTGATATTGAAGCATACTTCCTCATTTTGAAGAGTGGAACGCATGAATGCCTGTTTACGCTCCGTGAGACAGTGAAGTAAAACAGCAATGAACAGTCTGAGTctgtttccctcctttctttgttaTGTGTATGGTCATGTAGTTCCACCTGCATCCCATCGTCTGGCTTGACGTGCTGCTGTCTGTCCTACTTGACCTCTGTCTAACTGTATCTATGAGTGTTATAAAGGTACTTTGTTTGTCGTTTTGGTGTCTGTCCTACCAGCATTCAGAGATGTGTGAAAAAACATCCAATCTGTGCTATCTGTCAATTATAGATAGCTTAGACTTTAAAAAAACTCTAAAAACAGTGTCCTGCTTACATGTTCTAATAAATTGGGAATCATAAATGTTGCTACAGCATGTAATTACAGTAGGGGCTTATCAACGTTTTTAGAGGCGTGCCCTTTGAGAGGATGATGGACACAATAGTGCAGACTGACCATTCTATCTTAAAACCTCTTTAAATCCCCCTTGAAATCTTGGGCTCTTTTTCACACACATGTGTTTCATGgccctctcccctgtctgtcaGCTCTGACAAAGTGACATCTTTTCGTTCCGCTGCCCTCTACTCCACTCTGCACCCCAGCCTATCCTATGCTGGGGGCTGGCAGTAGCAAGGCTGGCAGTTGCAGCAGTGCCTTCTGTGTTTCAGATGAGTACGGTGGGCAAGACCGCGGGCATGGCCGAGGGCGACGGTCGCCAGTGTACTATGAGGAGTCGGAGCCAGAGGACCTGGCGCGTATATTTGTGGCCCTCTTTGACTACGACCCCCTGTCCATGTCCCCCAACCCTGATGCTGCTGACGAGGAGCTGCCCTTCAAAGAGGGCCAGATCATCAAGGTGGGAGCCTGATCCACACAGTGCTGTAGTCCAATCTGCTTTCCTCATCCTAACAACAAAAGGGCCTCGTGTTGACTTACATTTGTGGGTTAGATGTAGTTGTGCATGTGAAGCTGCTATTGAACAACTGTAGTGGTGGtggctgtctctctttctccctcctgctAACATTGTTCTCTGTGCTGGTCAGGTGTTTGGGGATAAGGACACGGATGGGTTCTACAGGGCAGAGATCCGTGACCGCCCGGGTCTGATCCCCTGTAACATGGTGTCAGAGATCCAGACTGAGGATGATGGGATGATGGACCAGCTACTCAAACAGGGCTTCCTCCCACTCAACACTCCTGTAGAGAAATTAGGTAGGGTGGCACCTGGACTCCCACttgctctctgtcttttctccacCACTCTTTCACTCTTTTTTACTCTAATTTGGGCCTGAttttctcttcccttcctcttttCCTGTCTCGATTGCTTTCTTTACACACTGATGTCTAATGCTGATGGTACTCTCATTTCTCTGTCTCTACAATCGTTTTCCTcgttctttttcttttctctctgctttCCCGTGAAGTGAACTGCAACCGCTTCAAAGATGGTCGCTCAATAAACCGCAGGTCCCGAAAATCCAAGCGAGGTCTGTGTTCTRTTTAGATGCACTCTTTCTGCACTATTTTTTCATCTTCACGCTTTGCTTCTTCCACCATTTCTTCACTTTTCTTATGCGTTTTAGTTACGAATTATGGGTATTTTCTGTCAGAATTGTCACTAACATGCTCATCTTCAGTAAATCAATGGGGATGTTCATTATGGCTTTCACCTTCATGTACCATGTTCATTCAGCCTTTGCCTGGTATAGACAGTAATTCATGAGAGATCATAAGGCATTGCATACTGTTATTTTAGTGTGTGATTTTACAACTGAGATTAGTAAGGTGATTATCTCTAGTTTAGTGTGTTACTTGTCATTCTTATTGATTGatgactgtgtgtctctgtccagAGAGGAACAGGCGGAGTGGGCGTCAGCACCCCTCGTCCACACGTAGAATGGTGGCACTGTATGACTACGACCCCAGGGAGAGCTCCCCCAACGTGGATGTGGAGGTACTGCTAGAGTCAGGTGTAGAGGTAGTTCTACCCTGTTACTACTAACGATGTACCTGCTTGCCTTGCCAACATTGCAGCAATACACCAGCCAGTCTTACTCCCCATCTTTACCATTACCTGGTCCCCATTAGTAGCTTAACCTTTTCCTGTTGTTCTTATGGCCCTTCCCCCCTGGTTTCACTCACTCTCACCTTTCTATTGGCACGGCCCCAGACACAGTATGGGAGAGACAGGCTGAATGAGGTGAGTGAGAGGAGCGTCCGCTCTCTGTGTTTTTCTCCCTGACTGTTGTTGGAGTGTTCAGAGGTGGACACATGGTGGAGGGGGCTACAGTATACCCCTCTCATGAACACAGCCCCTCACCCATTGCCTGCACTGGCATCCTTCCTCAGTTTGGTCTGTGTGTTGAGCCATCTCCTACGTTTGATTTGTGTGTTTTGGAGAGGCCTGGAAAAGTGGATAGTAGATAGTAGTATGGTATGCCTATTGTCTGTGCTGCAATCAATGATGTATACAAACcttggattgctgatgctatgtattggccattgagatgctttgaagccaccggtcagccatattggcactaCCCAGAAGGAGCAGTtctccataggaattaatggaattctacagtatctcaatgaaatgtttcaaggacaaaattacatgtatttaagtattttttgttgttgtagtagggACAGTAAAATTAGTACaaaaaaggaaaatgttttaatatatttcTTCATGTATTATATGGACATTTagttcacataatataatttaaaagtatgtattAAGGTGTCTGCCATATAATAAACGTGtcaataaatgcatttctattgcCTCCAAAATCTTTTTTACAATGGAGGATGAGTACCAAGATGGCTGTATGGTGGCTTCAttacagcgccccctgtcagtcatccagggtttatacacatcactGGTTGCAATCCTGTCTTCAAATATCCAACGCTTGATGCATTTGATAGTTGCAGCAGTCTGCCAAGACTGTACTAACACTTCTAGATTTACAATGCATCTCAGTGATTGGAATAGGAAGTACAGCATTTCACACAAATTAAACCCTAACAGTATCCCATGTGGTTGGGTTATAGAGAGAATCTTCAACAGATGCAAGCTGCTTTGATGTAGAGAAAGCAGGTCAAACTGAACTCAAACCTGTTTTGACAGGCTGAACTGACATTCTGTGCTGGTGACGTCATAACAGTGTTTGGTGAAATTGATGAAGATGGGTTTCATTATGTAAGTATGTGAGATGTGACTTACACTTGATATAAAGTAGTTCATATTTCTTCAACCAGCTTAGTGCAAATAAACACAGTGAAAATGACAGTGATAGTAATAGTATGATAAACAATTTTAAATGATAATTTTATATCCCTTTAGTCTAGTTTCCTATATTGTGGAGTCCAATGTACATTCTATGCCAGTCACCCTGTGTGTTTGTGATCCCTCAGGGCGAGCTCAATGGACACAAAGGTCTTGTTCCCTCCAACTTTCTAGAAGAAGTGCCTGATGATGTTGAGGTTTTTCTCACTGACACTCAGTCTCGAGATTCTCGATACCCGCAGGATGCTGCAGCACGGATAAAGACCAAAAGGGTACATGCTCTCTCGCAGTACTAGCCCTCTGTCATCCATTTACTCCTTTCCGTTCCCTTTACCTCCTTACTCCTTTAGTTTTCTGTCTGTGCTTGTGTTTCATTCCTGAACATATGATGGGAATTCAGACTTTGGAGCATTATGCTGTAAACGTTGTTGATGCCTCAGAAATATAAAGAAAACTATTAATACTTGACATAGGAACTTTTATTTTCAATGTTGACTGCCGTGGGTGTGGGAGGGGGGACATGCATTGTACAATATGTGGACATATTCATAAAGCGTTCTCAAAGAGAATAGACTGAAATAATAAAAAGCAGAATTATTGTCATGTAATGTCTTGAAAAATAGCAGTCAACAacatgcaatgttttttttgcacaTGCATATTTAGTATTGTAATAAATGCTTTATGAATATTACCTGTGTTTCTAATAGAGGAAATAGTTTTGATGTACTGGAGGATGAAATATCTAGACTGTAGCACTGCATGTTCTCTCTTAAAGATGCATGATTTCCCTTTGAACCTTTTTATAGTGAACAATAAGTCTAGTAcagtataacttttgtatttgCTCCTGAAAGCCTTGTTTTTGTATATTGCTTACTTGTACAATAGCATCAAGAAGCTTATGTTGCTGTTTgagagtataatttaaaatgtcatTATAATTATAACTAGCTGTAAAATAATGTTACAATAATTCTGTATTTAACAAATAATTGCAAGTTAATGTTTGAATATGAGCAGATTTCATCTCAAGTTTCTTGGTTGGTTTTATAATTTGTCATTCTCATAGTGCAGACTATTGAAACGCCATCactgcattttttatttgatttctttTCCTCACCCGCTTGGCAAAACAGAAGAAGAGTGTTCATTTCACACCTTAAAGGCTGTTTCCATCACGTAAGTGAGCAACTGAGGATACCAAGGTTACGCAGCCCTCGTCTAATGCAGATGACATGGGTTCCCCTTAGTTTCCGGTATGCAACACACACTCCGTTTTATATGACCATTATTTTGCCAGTTTAAATTTCAGTTAATTCCTTTTCAATGGATGTAAATATTTATAGAATACTGTGGTACACACCAGGATGATCCCAGTGTACATGCTTTTATTTGACAAGAGTTTATTGTAAAAGCATTCAGGTTGTTGTGTTAACTTAAGGACGACCACCCTAGCCAATGCATTAGACAAGAAGCATGGTATCTTCAGTTGTTTCTCTGGGTGTTGTACATTACAATGTCCTTCTCTCAAGATAAGTCTCCTGCTGTAACTCATGGTAAGCTAAAAGGCCATTGTTGCACGCCTAGGTTGCCTCCCCGTAGTACTAGTGGTAACATTCAGACTCTATAGCTAACATTCTGATAGAACCTCCCCTCTCCTTGAAGTAGTGCACCCTGCCACGCTTAATCTAATCAAACTCCGCTAGAAACAAGTCAATGGTAATGAACTGTCTGCCAGACAGGCAACTCCTTCTTGTTGAGGTTTCCAATCAATCAGATAAACATTTCATTGGCATTACTTTATCCATAGATACCCAAGATAGTGGTCCGCTCCACATGCCTTTGTTAAGTTGTTAGTGGGGTGCACTTTTTCTCTCACATAAGGAATGATGCAAAATGGCAAAAATAGCTACTAACATTTTTTCCTCATAGAAAGTGTCATCAATTCGATTTCAAAAGGTCATTTTAATTAACATGAAAAATGGAAAATCACTTTTTTATTTAGTTTGTATAAATATTTAAGTTGCTTGTGATCAGATTTGTAAATACAACTTTTTTTAAAGCAGGTTAAATTGGTTCCAACAACCTTGATGAAGTTACCTTGATGAAAAGTGATTAATTGCTTCAAAAACTGGTAAATTGAAACGCTTATCCCCTCTCGACGTATGATAAATTATGAACATTCAATGTGCAGAATAATGACCCTCTTATTGATCTGGACGTGTCTATATGTAGCTATATACTATATCTACTGTAGAGACTAGTGCTAGAGACTATAGTATATCTACTGTAGAGACTAGTGCCAGAGACTATACTAATCGACTGTTAGAGCAGTGTGCCAGAGACTACTATACCTACGTGAGACTATCCTGACTGTAAATCTGGAAGAACTAGTGTAGACTATAGTACATCTACTGTAGAGACTAGTGCCTAGAGACTATACTATATCTACTGTAGAGACTAGTGCCAGAACTATACTAGTATTCTACTGTAGAGACTAGTGCCAGAGACTTACTATATCTACTGTAGAGACTAGTGCCAgagactataactatatctaCTGTAGGAGGACTAGTGCCAGAGACTATACTATATCTACTGTAGAGACTAGTGCGAGAGACTATAGATAATCTACTGTAGAGACTAGTGCTAGAACTAATAGTACTCTACTGTAGAGACTAGTGCCAGAGACTATACTATATCTACTGTAGAGAGTAGTGCCAAAGACTATACTATATCTACTGTAGAGACTAGTGCCAGAGACTATACTATATCTACTGTAGAGACTAGTGCCAGAGACTATAGTATATCTACTGTAGAGAGTAGTGCCAGAGACTATACTATATCTACTGTAGAGACTAGTGCCAGAGACTATAGTATATCTACTGAAGAGACTAGTGCTAGAGACCATAGTATATCTACTGTAGAGACGATACTATATCTACTGTAGAGACTAGTGCTAGCGACTAGTCTCATGTTAATGGGATCTTAAGGATACATCTTTCCTAAGTGCAATTGAAAAGAAGCCTTTTAGCTCATGATTACAATGAAGGAATATTTAGATATTAGATGTTTACTGTAACCCAGTTGTATATGAATGCCCTttatatttaaaaagaaaatctgCTGTCATATGTTGTCCCATAATGTTAATACAATATTGTATctcttgtttttgtgtgtgtgaaagacaTGGCCTATGCCATTGATAGCCATTCTGGAGAATCTCAGCATAGAAATGTGTGATTGGTAAAGAGTATGTGGACATTCTTTGACATTGAAGTCTATCATTTAAACCAGCTTGATGAAAGACTACCTAAATGGCAGTGGGGGAGGGTGGTATACAGCACCTCAGTACACTAAAGATACAATATCCTAACATTTACAAGTTGAACTGGGCTATGCTATGAGGGAGATAGACTGATGAAGCCAAAGGTATGGTGGCCCTGCTGAGACAGAAAGGACTAAGTGGAAGGGGGTAGTGACTGGGGTGCAAGAGGGTTGGCTTTTTAACCCCGCTGAACTGTCCCTTACGGGTCTCCCATTAGGTTCCATTGGAAAAATCGGGTCTGCCCAGAAGAGCCGCCTCCCCCACAGTGCGCCAACACATCCCTGGCTCTGGCCCTGCTACAGTGGGGCCTGGCAGTCCCATCAGGGGCCCCTGCGACTTGTCCTCCAAAAAGAAAAAGGGACTGCTCTCCAAAGGGAAGAAATTATTGAAAAGACTTGGCGCTGTAAAATAACCCCTTCAAATACTTGAA
This portion of the Salvelinus sp. IW2-2015 linkage group LG15, ASM291031v2, whole genome shotgun sequence genome encodes:
- the LOC139028751 gene encoding RIMS-binding protein 2-like, coding for MDCAYYRRQDLGEERDCWDLQREVVRQKSLRSKRLHSIPEVAEDEPDGVDGMGHHHQRLRFDDEGRPGTPCMHRRSPRIYQQNPHQHNHLSPSKNHRRLLQRQHSSPRYGCNFEERSLNRPSRQTTKSPDSGLDCGSEEEGSLGYRGYPHGSPMRGPVHYIHCEGPVERRALAAGRKRQLTRQCSMDEDHCDSPKTGHLSDLRNREVHYGPGREWEREPGHSPRRYPRDGALSEGRLHQLDRPYQRDLRASYVNRLNRVSDQPPFARS